ATGACCTTGCCCGAACCGGCGATCCGGAAAAAATTCTTTTTCCCAGAGCCTATCTGGACAAATCTTCTTACGACTTCAGTTTCAGCGGATTAAAATCCGCTGTCAGGCGATATATCCAGACGCATCCGGATCAATATCTCAACCAGATACCCGACATTGCGGCAGGGTTTCAGGAAGCGGTGGTTGACGTCCTGTCCTTCAAAATCATCCATGCGGCAGAGGAAAAAGGGTGCCGTCATATTGCCGTGGTCGGCGGCGTTTCCGCCAACAGCCGATTACGGGAGAAAGTCACCAGAGATGCCCGCGACCGGCAGATTCAGGTCCATATCCCTTCGCTGGATCTGTGCGGTGACAATGCGGCCATGGTCGGCGCCGCCGGTTATCACTGCCTGATCAGCGGCAATACGGACTATCTGGACAAGGATGTGTATTCCAGGGAGAAGTAGTTGCTTGAGTCGTGAGTCGTGAGTCGGGGTGAAAAATCTTTTTTATTTATTCCTCAGGCCTCTGACCTCAGAGATACTTTTCTTTGAGCGCCATGATTCTTCGAACGGATTTCCATCCGTTTGTTTTTACGGTTTTCGAAGCCTTCTGCAGGTGAAGAATTTCTTCAACCGCACATTCCATATTCTCCGTGCTGTGGCAGATGAGCGCGATATCGATTTGTGCTTCCATCACCTGACCCATCACGGTTTGAATATCGTAATGGCCCTTGATTGCCCCCATATCCAGATCGTCGGTGATAACCAGTGCGTCAAATCCCATCCGAGCCCTTAGCAGGTCCCTGGCGATAGCCGGTGACAGGCTGGCCGGCCACTTGTCGTCAATGGCATCATACAGAATATGCGAAAGCATGACAGCAGATACGTCATGACGGATGGCATCTTCAAATGGCACCAGATCAAACGATTTCATATCGTTTAAATCAACGGCCAGCGATGGCCTGTCAAGGTGCGAATCAAGAATGGTGCGTCCGATTCCGGGAAAATGTTTGGCAACGGCCATGACACCGTTCTTCTGGAGATGTTCGATTACATGAGCCCCCAGGTAAGAGACCCATAACGGATCATCCCCGAACGCCCGGTCGGCCATGATACTTTCCATGCCAAGCGGCGCGACATCCAGAACCGGCGCCATATTCATATTGATCCCGACCTGCGCGAGTTCTCTGGCGGTAATTTCGGCAAACCGGCGGGCATCTTTTTTACCGGCCATATGCGGGTTGCCCGGAAACTGGGTAAACGGGGGTTTGAGTCTGGCCACCTTTCCCCCTTCCTGATCGATGGCGATAAACAACGGGGGCTGGCCGACCGAAAGGGCATAGTCCTGAACCGATCCGCACAGTTCCCTGAGCTGATCCGGATCAACGATGTTTCTCGAAAACAGAATGACGCCCCCGACTTTGAGGGTGTCGATCAAAAATTTAAGTCCCGGGTTAAGACCGGTTCCGTTAAAGCCGACCATGAGACGCTGACCGGCGAGCTGTAAATCTGAAAATAATCCAATGTCCATGATAATTCAATCACCTTCTATTTTCCCAGTTGATACGTTCGGACCGCCCGGTTGTGATCTGAAAGGTTGGTGGAAAACTGGTGCGTGCCGTTCTTTTTAGAAACAAAATACAGGTACCGTGTATCGGCAGGGTACAGCGCCGCTTCGATGGATCTGAGACCCGGGCTGGCGATGGGACCGGCCGGAAGCCCCTTGATTTTATAGGTATTGTACGGGGTCAGATCGCGCAGATGCTGCCGGGTCAGATTCCCGTCAAAGTTCTCGATGCCGTAAATCACCGTCGGATCGCTCTCGAGTCTCATCTTTTTTTTCAACCGGTTGTGAAACACCGACGAAATGATGGGCCGTTCCCAAGGAGCTCCGGTTTCTTTTTCAATCATGGAGGCCAGGGTCATGATATCATGAAACGAAAAGCCCATCGCCTCCGCATGTTTTTTCCATTCCGGTGGAACTACCTCGTTAAACCGGGTAACCATTACCTCAATCATTCGGGAGAGGGGAATGCCTTTAGAGAAATAATAGGTGTCCGGGAAAAGATACCCCTCCAGCGTATCTGCATGGATATCATACTGCCGGGAGACATCGGCACCGGTGACAGCCGAAAGGAACTGCGTTTCCGCTGTCAGACCGGATTTGGCTACTGTGGCCGCGATCTGATACAGATTGTATCCTTCGGGAATAACAATTTTATACTGATGGACATCGCCCCTTACCAGGGTATCCAGTATCCGGTTGGGTGACATGACCGGAGAAAGATCATACTCTCCGGCCTTGATCTGACGGTCAAATCCGTAAATCCGGGCAAGCAGCCTGAATTTGGCAGGGTGGGTGACCAGACCGTTCCGGTAGAGTATATTGGTAACGGCCGTCAGACCCTGCCCCGGCATGATGGTGACCATCTGTTTCACAGGATTGGAATGACCGGGTTTGCCCGCGTAAAGCAGCATATCCAGGCTAATAAATCCCAGCGCAATTATTCCTGATGCAATCAGAATATATAATCGTCTGATATTTTTTTTCACGTTGTCAGAGCACCTTATAACGCTGATAACCGATTGCCGATATGATAAAACCGACATCAGGCCGGATCGGAATTTTAATGCCTAATGCCTGTAGTCAGGGCCTTGGCTCTTAAATAAACCATATTTCAAATTTCTTCAAGATATCTTGTCCCGGCACACGGCGCGTCCCTTGACGCTGTGCGGGGCACTCCGGTATGATGACCGGCACATGTATTCCACTTTTCAGGAAATATCGCGGAGCCGATGATAATGACACGACATTTACCCCCCTATTCCGGCTTCAGGACATCTCGGCCACGGCCTGCCGGCAGAAGACAGCGCCGCTTTTCGTGCGGCGTACAGATGGTATCTCAGCGGCATGGAAACGATCTTCCTTCAGGATGCAAACCGTCTGATCATGCCTTCCCGTGATATAATCCAAACTCTCGATCATATCCGGAATCGGTTCCCGTGGGCAAAACGGATTACCTCCTATGCGAGGTCTCATACCATCTCCCGGATACGGGATAACGAGCTTTCCGCCATACGAGGCGCAGGTCTGAGTCGGCTTCATATCGGAATGGAATCAGGCTCAGACACGGTGCTGGACATGGTCCGGAAGGGAGCAAGTCAGAAGATTCACATCGAGGCAGGATTGAAAGCCAGACAGACAGAATTTGAACTGTCCGAGTATGTCATGCCGGGAC
This genomic stretch from Desulfobacterales bacterium harbors:
- the mltG gene encoding endolytic transglycosylase MltG; the protein is MKKNIRRLYILIASGIIALGFISLDMLLYAGKPGHSNPVKQMVTIMPGQGLTAVTNILYRNGLVTHPAKFRLLARIYGFDRQIKAGEYDLSPVMSPNRILDTLVRGDVHQYKIVIPEGYNLYQIAATVAKSGLTAETQFLSAVTGADVSRQYDIHADTLEGYLFPDTYYFSKGIPLSRMIEVMVTRFNEVVPPEWKKHAEAMGFSFHDIMTLASMIEKETGAPWERPIISSVFHNRLKKKMRLESDPTVIYGIENFDGNLTRQHLRDLTPYNTYKIKGLPAGPIASPGLRSIEAALYPADTRYLYFVSKKNGTHQFSTNLSDHNRAVRTYQLGK
- the nagZ gene encoding beta-N-acetylhexosaminidase, which translates into the protein MDIGLFSDLQLAGQRLMVGFNGTGLNPGLKFLIDTLKVGGVILFSRNIVDPDQLRELCGSVQDYALSVGQPPLFIAIDQEGGKVARLKPPFTQFPGNPHMAGKKDARRFAEITARELAQVGINMNMAPVLDVAPLGMESIMADRAFGDDPLWVSYLGAHVIEHLQKNGVMAVAKHFPGIGRTILDSHLDRPSLAVDLNDMKSFDLVPFEDAIRHDVSAVMLSHILYDAIDDKWPASLSPAIARDLLRARMGFDALVITDDLDMGAIKGHYDIQTVMGQVMEAQIDIALICHSTENMECAVEEILHLQKASKTVKTNGWKSVRRIMALKEKYL